One Microbacterium sp. No. 7 genomic window carries:
- a CDS encoding ArsR/SmtB family transcription factor, which produces MARAATTSDAFNAIAEPQRREILIRLRRGERAVGDLAQELGMSQPQASKHLRVLREVGLVHVRGDGKQRLYDLDANGLLPVKEWLGGFEQFWNESFDRLNDYVQDLSRTRQEETHE; this is translated from the coding sequence ATGGCACGAGCAGCGACGACCTCCGACGCGTTCAACGCGATCGCCGAGCCGCAGCGCCGGGAGATCCTCATCCGGCTGCGACGCGGCGAGCGTGCGGTGGGCGATCTGGCCCAGGAGCTCGGGATGTCCCAGCCCCAGGCGTCGAAGCACCTGCGGGTGCTTCGCGAGGTCGGACTGGTGCACGTTCGCGGCGACGGCAAGCAGCGGCTGTACGACCTCGATGCGAACGGGCTGCTGCCCGTCAAGGAATGGCTGGGCGGCTTCGAGCAGTTCTGGAACGAGAGCTTCGACCGCCTCAACGACTACGTCCAGGACCTGAGCCGGACGCGACAGGAGGAGACGCATGAGTGA
- a CDS encoding class I SAM-dependent methyltransferase, producing the protein MSLKSVRASYGARAGEYIDAVGRIEHVAGPDLALIEEWASGIDGRVLDVGCGPGQWTDHLTRRGVDVEGIDPVPEFIEHARAAYPGARYRLGLAEDLGVENGSLGGVLAWYSLIHTDPELVSAPLDEFARSLGPGGGLAIGFFAGPRPEPFDHAVTTAYSWPIELLAASVEAAGFVVTRTEGRTDPGARPHGALLAVRSPSASRTAAVRNSASRARGAR; encoded by the coding sequence ATGTCGCTGAAATCGGTCCGAGCCTCGTACGGTGCCCGGGCGGGCGAGTACATCGACGCGGTCGGGCGCATCGAACACGTGGCTGGACCCGACCTCGCTCTCATCGAGGAGTGGGCGAGCGGCATCGACGGGCGCGTGCTCGACGTCGGCTGCGGTCCCGGTCAATGGACCGATCATCTCACCAGGCGCGGAGTCGACGTCGAGGGCATCGATCCCGTTCCCGAGTTCATCGAGCATGCGAGGGCTGCCTACCCCGGAGCGCGCTACCGGCTCGGCCTGGCCGAGGACCTCGGCGTCGAGAACGGTTCGCTGGGCGGCGTGCTCGCCTGGTACTCGCTCATCCACACGGACCCTGAGCTGGTCAGCGCACCGCTGGACGAGTTCGCGCGGAGCCTCGGGCCGGGCGGCGGTCTCGCGATCGGGTTCTTCGCCGGCCCGAGGCCGGAGCCGTTCGATCACGCGGTCACCACCGCGTATTCCTGGCCGATCGAACTGCTCGCGGCGAGCGTCGAGGCGGCGGGCTTCGTCGTCACCCGCACGGAGGGGCGCACGGATCCCGGCGCTCGGCCTCACGGCGCGCTCCTTGCCGTCCGCTCGCCGAGTGCCTCGCGCACGGCCGCGGTGCGGAACTCCGCCTCCCGAGCCCGAGGTGCCCGATGA
- a CDS encoding GyrI-like domain-containing protein translates to MSDKIDVKKSLDSYRAVRGRFRIVDVPDMQYLMVDGHGDPNSSPAYADALATLYPVAYKLKFASSRELGRDYVVPPLEGLWWAEDMDAFTVSRDKSRWDWTMMLMVPEWMGRGMFESAIELVGEKAPPPRLDDIRLESLSEGRCVQTLHIGSFDDEGPVLERMHHRFIPDNGLRVRGKHHEVYFSDARKVAPEKLRTLLRQPVANVSAQ, encoded by the coding sequence ATGAGCGACAAGATCGATGTCAAGAAGTCTCTCGACAGCTACCGGGCCGTCCGCGGCCGGTTCCGCATCGTCGACGTGCCCGACATGCAGTACCTCATGGTCGACGGGCACGGGGATCCCAACAGCTCGCCGGCCTATGCCGACGCTCTCGCCACGCTGTATCCGGTCGCCTACAAGCTGAAGTTCGCCAGCAGTCGGGAGCTCGGCCGGGACTACGTCGTGCCCCCTCTCGAGGGGCTCTGGTGGGCGGAGGACATGGATGCCTTCACCGTCTCGCGCGACAAGTCCCGCTGGGACTGGACGATGATGCTCATGGTGCCGGAGTGGATGGGCCGCGGCATGTTCGAGAGCGCGATCGAGCTGGTCGGGGAGAAGGCCCCGCCGCCGCGTCTCGACGACATCCGTCTCGAGTCGCTGTCGGAGGGGCGCTGCGTGCAGACGCTGCACATCGGCTCGTTCGACGACGAGGGGCCGGTGCTCGAGCGGATGCATCACCGGTTCATCCCGGACAACGGGCTCCGCGTGCGCGGGAAGCATCACGAGGTGTACTTCAGCGACGCCCGGAAGGTCGCGCCGGAGAAGCTGCGCACCCTGCTCCGCCAGCCCGTCGCCAACGTCTCCGCGCAGTAG
- a CDS encoding dihydrofolate reductase family protein: MSLVRVHNFSVSLDGFGVGEGQRLEAPFGHAGHRLLEWAVPTRTFAAMGFHGDQEGTVGVDEAFASRWNTGIGVEIMGRNKFAPQPGPWPDDDWRGWWGDDPPFHTPVVVLTHHPRPPLELKGGTTFHFVDAEPADALARARELAGGLDVRIGGGTTTIREFLHADLIDEMHIAVVPILLGRGERLWEGAEGLEQRFRIEAVASPSGVVHLTFSRR; this comes from the coding sequence ATGTCACTCGTCCGCGTGCACAACTTCTCCGTCTCGCTCGACGGCTTCGGCGTCGGCGAGGGCCAGCGTCTGGAGGCGCCGTTCGGGCACGCCGGACACCGGCTGCTCGAATGGGCCGTTCCGACGCGCACCTTCGCCGCGATGGGGTTCCACGGCGATCAGGAGGGCACGGTCGGCGTCGACGAGGCTTTCGCGAGCCGGTGGAACACGGGCATCGGCGTGGAGATCATGGGGCGCAACAAGTTCGCCCCTCAGCCCGGCCCGTGGCCCGATGACGACTGGCGAGGCTGGTGGGGCGACGACCCGCCCTTCCACACGCCGGTCGTCGTGCTCACGCACCATCCGCGTCCGCCGCTGGAGCTGAAGGGCGGCACCACCTTTCACTTCGTCGACGCCGAGCCCGCCGACGCGCTGGCACGGGCCCGTGAGCTCGCCGGCGGCCTGGACGTGCGCATCGGCGGCGGCACCACGACGATCCGCGAGTTCCTGCACGCGGACCTGATCGACGAGATGCACATCGCCGTCGTGCCGATCCTGCTCGGGCGGGGCGAACGGCTCTGGGAAGGAGCGGAGGGGCTCGAGCAGCGCTTCCGCATCGAGGCGGTCGCCTCGCCGAGCGGCGTCGTCCATCTGACGTTCTCGCGACGATGA
- a CDS encoding SRPBCC domain-containing protein, whose amino-acid sequence MAEFRDSIDIAASPETVFQYLTTNDGMTAWMGQYADLDPTPGGRFAVDIAGHPVRGAYLHVEPPNRVVVSWGFAGSDDLPPGSSTVEFRLTPIRGGTRVDLRHSDLPDTEARGHADGWANFLPRLAVAGAGGDAGPDDWRPLPDRTDPPRTDTRTDPEDPMTPDTAPDTARDIVQQYHRAWTSGDVEAAMRHIADDVVCRAPGIDLNGKDAYRAFIGGFAPMLTGIGDIAELVDGDRVALFYYPQTAATSTAPAAELFTVAGGRITASVLIFDRLSYGPPEQE is encoded by the coding sequence GTGGCTGAGTTCCGGGACTCCATCGACATCGCCGCCTCGCCGGAGACGGTGTTCCAGTACCTCACGACGAACGACGGCATGACCGCCTGGATGGGTCAGTACGCCGATCTCGATCCGACGCCCGGCGGACGGTTCGCCGTCGACATCGCGGGCCACCCCGTGCGGGGCGCGTACCTGCACGTCGAGCCCCCGAACCGCGTGGTCGTCTCCTGGGGGTTCGCCGGCAGCGACGACCTGCCCCCCGGCTCCTCGACCGTGGAGTTCCGGCTTACCCCGATCCGCGGCGGCACCCGGGTCGATCTGCGCCACTCCGATCTGCCCGACACCGAGGCGCGCGGCCACGCGGACGGCTGGGCGAACTTCCTGCCGCGCCTCGCCGTCGCCGGCGCGGGCGGCGACGCCGGACCGGATGACTGGCGCCCGCTCCCCGACCGAACCGATCCGCCACGCACCGACACCCGCACCGACCCGGAGGATCCCATGACACCCGACACCGCACCCGACACCGCCCGCGACATCGTGCAGCAGTACCATCGCGCGTGGACGAGCGGCGACGTCGAGGCCGCGATGCGCCATATCGCCGACGACGTCGTCTGCCGCGCCCCGGGCATCGACCTGAACGGCAAGGACGCCTACCGCGCGTTCATCGGCGGGTTCGCCCCGATGCTCACCGGCATCGGCGACATCGCCGAGCTCGTCGACGGGGATCGCGTCGCGCTGTTCTACTACCCGCAGACGGCCGCGACCTCGACGGCGCCGGCCGCGGAGCTCTTCACCGTGGCAGGCGGGAGGATCACGGCGAGCGTGCTGATCTTCGACCGGCTCTCCTACGGCCCTCCCGAGCAGGAGTGA
- a CDS encoding SRPBCC family protein, with protein sequence MSDTADREIVVSHIIDAPRDLVFEAFTDVRHLSRWWGPEGFTTTTRSFEFRVGGEWSFVMHGPDGTHYPEWILWREITPPERLVLLHGAFRDDPDAFDSFLSFEEAGDRTRIVMRTVFPTQALRDEAVEKYHAIEGGQQTLRGLAAYVAEISQTDR encoded by the coding sequence ATGAGTGACACGGCCGACCGGGAGATCGTGGTCTCCCACATCATCGACGCCCCACGGGACCTCGTCTTCGAGGCGTTCACCGACGTCCGGCATCTCTCGCGGTGGTGGGGGCCCGAGGGGTTCACGACGACCACCCGGTCGTTCGAGTTCCGCGTCGGCGGCGAATGGAGCTTCGTCATGCACGGGCCCGACGGCACGCACTACCCCGAATGGATCCTGTGGCGGGAGATCACCCCGCCGGAGCGGCTCGTGCTGCTGCACGGCGCGTTCCGCGACGACCCCGACGCCTTCGACTCCTTCCTCAGCTTCGAGGAGGCGGGCGACCGCACGCGGATCGTGATGCGCACCGTGTTCCCCACTCAGGCGCTCCGAGACGAAGCCGTCGAGAAGTACCACGCGATCGAAGGCGGCCAGCAGACCCTGCGCGGTCTGGCGGCCTACGTCGCCGAGATCTCGCAGACCGACCGATAG
- a CDS encoding VOC family protein — MPVIGIGGLFFRSRDPEARAAWYREHLGIDAGHDAIWTQGEGMTVFAPFAADSDYFAADQPFMLNLRVTGLDELTARLEAAGIEVERRDEWDTEYGRFVRIHDPEGLPIELWELPERSA; from the coding sequence ATGCCCGTCATCGGAATCGGCGGCCTGTTCTTCCGCAGCCGCGACCCCGAGGCCCGAGCCGCCTGGTATCGGGAGCACCTCGGCATCGACGCCGGGCACGACGCCATCTGGACCCAGGGCGAGGGCATGACCGTGTTCGCGCCGTTCGCCGCGGACAGCGACTACTTCGCCGCCGACCAGCCGTTCATGCTCAACCTCCGCGTGACCGGCCTCGACGAGCTGACGGCACGACTGGAGGCCGCGGGCATCGAGGTCGAGCGCCGCGACGAGTGGGACACCGAGTACGGGCGGTTCGTGCGCATCCACGACCCCGAAGGCCTGCCGATCGAGCTGTGGGAGCTGCCCGAGCGGTCCGCCTGA